In Candidatus Methylomirabilota bacterium, a genomic segment contains:
- a CDS encoding thiamine pyrophosphate-binding protein encodes MRKTITGTGGMLLLQTLKDAGVDYLFTNPGSAETGIFAALAEDGDQRLVVGKHEGLVAAMADGYHRLSGKVGVIIAHVMGGSYQLAGQLFNAQVAGSSLLVIAGDWASELQDYRGLAPFPGLSQAESMRPLTKEARCAYTVHTNPAAITVATIRALREATTPPTGPVYLSISAALLNREGLEAEIGEGAQYKIEPPGPARRQTVEAIARRLGEAQCPVLMFGDDVWRDGAAAEAVRLAETLEAPVFSTRQIFANFPSRHPLYCGMYPVSKEFEKVTGLRPDVIFLVGCQGVHGSVAEPCVMQIGPNPLLMGRHYPLDLAAQCELRETLRSLGEALMRLHGADRVAAWARQRANVRAYAKLLIEREETLVREHQNDTVVHPSVLEAQLADVLPKNTVMVQESSTARTTLLPFGYQGMAWTRSGGGSLGFGVGGAIGAKIAVGRERPVVLHLGDGALTYSAAGFWTMARYNTAVLTVVSNNESYQIVRHNWAKDMPDSKMIREGKYPGLWLSAPATDYVALARAQGVEGECVRSTKELEPALRRGVDRITRDNRPYLVEVAVAREGVGADSTWYQDWRL; translated from the coding sequence ATGCGCAAGACGATCACGGGCACCGGCGGGATGCTCCTGCTCCAGACGCTGAAGGACGCAGGCGTCGACTACCTCTTCACGAACCCGGGCTCCGCGGAGACCGGGATCTTCGCGGCGCTGGCCGAGGACGGTGATCAGCGGCTCGTGGTCGGCAAGCACGAAGGACTGGTCGCGGCGATGGCCGACGGCTACCACCGCCTGAGCGGCAAGGTCGGCGTCATCATCGCCCACGTGATGGGCGGCTCGTACCAGCTGGCCGGACAGCTCTTCAACGCGCAGGTCGCCGGCTCGTCGCTGCTGGTCATCGCCGGGGACTGGGCGTCCGAGCTCCAGGACTACCGTGGGCTCGCGCCCTTTCCGGGCCTGAGCCAGGCCGAATCGATGCGCCCGTTGACCAAGGAGGCGCGCTGCGCCTACACGGTGCACACGAACCCGGCGGCCATCACCGTCGCCACCATCCGCGCGCTCCGCGAAGCGACCACGCCACCCACCGGCCCGGTGTACCTCTCCATCAGCGCGGCCCTGCTCAATCGGGAGGGCCTCGAGGCGGAGATCGGCGAGGGGGCGCAGTACAAGATCGAGCCGCCGGGGCCGGCGCGCCGGCAGACGGTCGAGGCGATCGCCCGCCGGCTCGGCGAGGCGCAGTGCCCGGTGCTGATGTTCGGCGACGACGTCTGGCGCGACGGTGCCGCGGCCGAGGCCGTGCGCCTGGCCGAGACGCTCGAGGCGCCGGTGTTCAGCACCCGGCAGATCTTCGCGAACTTTCCCTCGCGGCACCCGCTCTACTGCGGCATGTACCCCGTCTCGAAAGAGTTCGAGAAGGTCACCGGTCTCCGACCCGACGTGATCTTCCTCGTCGGGTGTCAGGGCGTGCACGGCAGCGTCGCCGAGCCGTGCGTGATGCAGATCGGGCCGAACCCGCTGCTCATGGGCCGCCACTACCCGCTCGATCTCGCGGCGCAGTGCGAGCTGCGCGAGACGCTGCGGAGCCTCGGCGAGGCGCTCATGCGCCTGCACGGCGCCGACCGGGTCGCCGCCTGGGCCCGCCAGCGCGCGAACGTGCGCGCGTACGCGAAGCTCCTGATCGAGCGCGAGGAGACCCTCGTGCGCGAGCACCAGAACGACACGGTCGTGCATCCGAGCGTGCTCGAAGCCCAGCTCGCCGACGTCTTGCCGAAGAACACCGTGATGGTCCAGGAGAGCTCGACGGCGCGGACGACGCTGCTGCCGTTCGGGTATCAGGGGATGGCCTGGACGCGCAGCGGCGGCGGGTCGCTGGGCTTCGGCGTGGGTGGCGCCATCGGCGCCAAGATCGCCGTCGGGCGCGAGCGGCCCGTGGTGCTGCACCTCGGCGACGGCGCGCTCACCTACAGCGCCGCGGGGTTCTGGACGATGGCCCGGTACAACACCGCGGTCCTCACCGTCGTCTCGAACAACGAGAGCTACCAGATCGTGCGCCACAACTGGGCCAAGGACATGCCGGACAGCAAGATGATCCGGGAGGGCAAGTATCCGGGGCTCTGGCTGAGCGCCCCCGCGACCGACTACGTCGCGCTCGCCCGCGCCCAGGGCGTGGAGGGCGAGTGCGTGCGGAGCACGAAAGAGCTGGAGCCGGCGCTCCGGCGCGGCGTGGACCGGATCACGCGCGACAACCGGCCGTACCTGGTCGAGGTGGCGGTCGCCCGCGAAGGGGTGGGCGCCGATTCGACCTGGTATCAGGACTGGCGGCTGTGA
- a CDS encoding penicillin-binding protein activator — translation MSCGRRTEPTTRTRRGFSRALPVLAVLGAIAASLSPAVAQKGPIRIGFLSPLTGGAAQIGRDMVNGFDMYLEETGHQIAGRKAEVIVEDTAGNPATAITKFRKLVESDRVHMVVGETFAHIGYALASKADEYRMPTIFPVIAADDLTQRKPSKWVVRLGWASSQPSHPFGEYAAKTLGYKKVAVLGSDYAFGYEVVGGFQKTFEEAGGQVIQKLWAPLGTVDLAPYLTQIRRDADAAFVIVVAATALRFPAHYQDAGLRGRLPLIGGAVITDESILPGFGDEALGIVTPLMYSAALDSPANKRFVAEYRRRYGKVPSYFSETCYTTARWISEAARAVGGAVEEREKFLAAFGRIEIPDAPRGPLKLDAWGNPIQNIYVRRVERKGGELQNTVIHTFPAVSQFWTYKPEEFLKQPVYSRDYPPCRHC, via the coding sequence GTGAGCTGCGGGCGCCGGACGGAGCCGACGACGCGGACACGACGCGGGTTCTCGCGCGCGCTCCCGGTCCTCGCGGTCCTCGGCGCTATCGCCGCGTCGCTGTCGCCCGCCGTGGCGCAAAAAGGGCCGATCCGCATCGGCTTCCTGTCGCCGCTCACCGGCGGCGCCGCGCAGATCGGGCGGGACATGGTGAACGGGTTCGACATGTACCTGGAGGAGACGGGACACCAGATCGCCGGCCGGAAGGCCGAGGTGATCGTCGAGGACACCGCCGGCAACCCCGCGACCGCCATCACCAAGTTCCGCAAGCTCGTCGAGAGCGACCGCGTCCACATGGTGGTCGGCGAGACGTTCGCGCACATCGGGTACGCGCTGGCGTCGAAGGCCGACGAGTACCGGATGCCGACGATCTTCCCCGTGATCGCGGCCGACGACCTGACGCAGCGGAAGCCCTCGAAGTGGGTGGTGCGCCTCGGCTGGGCGTCGAGCCAGCCGTCGCATCCCTTTGGGGAGTACGCCGCGAAGACCCTCGGCTATAAGAAGGTCGCCGTGCTCGGGAGCGATTACGCGTTCGGCTACGAGGTGGTCGGCGGGTTCCAGAAGACGTTCGAGGAGGCGGGCGGGCAGGTCATCCAGAAGCTCTGGGCGCCGCTCGGCACCGTCGATCTGGCACCGTACCTCACGCAGATCAGGCGGGACGCGGACGCGGCGTTCGTCATCGTGGTCGCCGCCACCGCGCTCCGCTTCCCCGCGCACTATCAGGACGCCGGCCTGCGCGGCCGCCTGCCGCTGATCGGCGGCGCGGTCATCACGGACGAGTCCATCCTGCCGGGCTTCGGCGACGAGGCGCTCGGCATCGTCACGCCCCTCATGTACAGCGCGGCGCTCGATTCACCCGCCAACAAGCGCTTCGTCGCGGAGTACCGCAGGCGGTACGGCAAGGTGCCCTCGTACTTCTCGGAGACGTGCTACACGACCGCGCGCTGGATCAGCGAGGCGGCGCGCGCCGTCGGCGGCGCCGTGGAGGAGCGCGAGAAATTCCTGGCCGCGTTCGGCAGGATCGAGATCCCGGACGCGCCGCGCGGGCCCCTGAAGCTCGACGCCTGGGGCAATCCGATTCAGAACATCTACGTCCGCAGGGTGGAGCGGAAGGGCGGCGAGCTCCAGAACACGGTCATCCACACCTTCCCCGCGGTCTCGCAGTTCTGGACGTACAAGCCGGAGGAGTTCCTCAAGCAGCCGGTGTACAGCCGCGACTACCCGCCCTGCCGGCACTGCTAG
- a CDS encoding Rieske 2Fe-2S domain-containing protein encodes MLTAEENAQLTRVGPGTLIGDLMRQYWIPVVLSSELVPGGRVKRVKLLGEDLVTFRAPNGRVGLLGEFCAHRRASLYFARNEEPGLRCVYHGWQYEPGGRCIDMPNERPESGGFQGKVIQLAYACAERGGVVWAYMGPASPPPGLPDLEWALVPEAQRIVSKFWQDCNYLQALEGGVDPAHISFLHGILDARDAEARRVLDRGAAGFGFASELERAPHLEVADTETGLLIGARREAPAGQYYWRITQYLLPFHTMPPPEVGSDALLQSHVWIPVDDDHLVNWCISWHPTRAVTADELAAFRTGSGIHITEYAPATSEAYGDIRPVANLANDYLADWEAQRTRKFFGVPGLGGQDKAITESQGVYDRSLERLGRADLGIIRTRKRLLDAAIALRTQRVPPPGLDPATYRVRPASVLLPKDVPWVEGAKDQLIARRR; translated from the coding sequence ATGCTGACCGCGGAAGAGAACGCGCAGTTGACGAGGGTGGGACCGGGAACGCTCATCGGCGATCTGATGCGGCAGTACTGGATCCCCGTGGTGCTGTCCTCGGAGCTCGTGCCCGGCGGCCGCGTCAAGCGCGTCAAGCTTCTGGGCGAGGACCTGGTGACGTTCCGCGCCCCGAACGGCCGCGTCGGCCTCCTCGGCGAGTTCTGCGCTCACCGGCGCGCCTCGCTCTACTTCGCGCGCAACGAGGAGCCGGGTCTGCGCTGCGTCTACCACGGCTGGCAGTACGAGCCGGGCGGCCGGTGCATCGACATGCCCAACGAGCGGCCGGAGAGCGGCGGCTTCCAGGGCAAGGTCATCCAGCTCGCGTATGCCTGCGCCGAGCGCGGCGGCGTCGTCTGGGCCTACATGGGGCCGGCCAGCCCGCCGCCCGGGCTGCCCGATCTCGAGTGGGCCCTCGTGCCGGAGGCCCAGCGGATCGTCTCCAAGTTCTGGCAGGACTGCAACTACCTCCAGGCGCTCGAGGGCGGCGTCGACCCCGCGCACATCTCGTTCCTCCACGGGATCCTCGACGCGCGCGACGCCGAGGCACGGCGTGTCCTGGACCGGGGCGCCGCCGGGTTCGGCTTCGCGTCCGAGCTCGAGCGGGCGCCGCACCTCGAGGTGGCCGACACGGAGACCGGGCTCCTCATCGGAGCGCGGCGCGAGGCGCCGGCGGGGCAGTACTACTGGCGCATCACCCAGTACCTGCTCCCGTTCCACACGATGCCGCCGCCGGAAGTGGGGAGCGATGCCCTCTTGCAGTCGCACGTGTGGATCCCCGTCGACGACGACCACCTCGTGAACTGGTGCATCTCGTGGCATCCCACGCGCGCCGTGACCGCAGACGAGCTCGCCGCGTTCCGCACCGGCTCGGGGATCCACATCACCGAGTACGCGCCGGCGACCAGCGAGGCCTACGGCGACATCCGGCCCGTCGCCAACCTCGCCAACGACTACCTCGCCGACTGGGAGGCGCAGCGGACGCGGAAGTTCTTCGGCGTGCCGGGCCTGGGCGGCCAGGACAAGGCCATCACGGAGAGCCAGGGGGTGTACGACCGCTCGCTCGAGCGGCTGGGCCGGGCGGACCTGGGCATTATCCGCACGCGCAAGCGCCTGCTGGACGCGGCCATCGCGCTTCGGACCCAGCGGGTGCCGCCGCCCGGGCTCGATCCCGCCACGTACCGTGTGCGCCCGGCCTCCGTGCTTCTGCCGAAGGACGTCCCGTGGGTGGAGGGAGCGAAGGATCAGCTGATCGCGCGGCGCCGCTAG
- a CDS encoding thiamine pyrophosphate-dependent dehydrogenase E1 component subunit alpha has product MATQATEPRMELEQHLHMYRQMAKIRAFEEQVNELYKSAKMPGLAHLYVGQEAVAVGVCEALRRDDFITSTHRGHGHCLAKGASVNRMFAELLGKEPGYCRGKGGSMHIADPETGNLGANAIVGGSAGIATGAALSATMRGTDQVAVCFFGDGALGQGLLYETMNMAALWKLPVIYVCENNLYGEYTPCGDTIAGEILARATAFAIHAESVDGQDVQAVNTTMRRLVERARRGEGPAFLECKTYRYYGHHVGDVNREYRTREEEKEWMSEKDPLLTLASRLTAQGLADASVFERIQTDAKAEIDGGVQYALAAPYPEANEVDEDVYA; this is encoded by the coding sequence ATGGCGACCCAGGCGACCGAGCCGCGGATGGAGCTGGAGCAGCACCTCCACATGTACCGCCAGATGGCGAAGATTCGCGCCTTCGAGGAGCAGGTGAACGAGCTCTACAAGAGCGCGAAGATGCCGGGGCTGGCCCACCTCTACGTCGGCCAGGAGGCGGTGGCCGTCGGCGTCTGCGAGGCCCTGCGCCGCGACGACTTCATCACGAGCACGCACCGCGGCCACGGCCACTGCCTGGCCAAGGGGGCGTCGGTCAACCGGATGTTCGCGGAGCTCCTCGGCAAGGAGCCGGGCTACTGCCGCGGCAAGGGCGGCTCGATGCACATCGCCGATCCCGAGACGGGCAACCTCGGCGCCAACGCGATCGTCGGCGGCTCGGCCGGCATCGCGACGGGCGCCGCCCTCTCCGCCACGATGCGCGGCACCGACCAGGTCGCCGTGTGCTTCTTCGGCGACGGCGCGCTCGGCCAGGGCCTCCTCTACGAGACGATGAACATGGCCGCGCTCTGGAAGCTCCCCGTCATCTACGTCTGCGAGAACAACCTGTATGGCGAGTACACGCCCTGCGGCGACACCATCGCCGGCGAGATCCTGGCGCGCGCCACCGCGTTCGCAATCCACGCCGAGAGCGTGGACGGCCAGGACGTCCAGGCGGTCAATACGACGATGCGCAGGCTGGTCGAGCGCGCGCGCCGCGGCGAGGGGCCGGCCTTCCTCGAGTGCAAGACCTACCGCTACTACGGTCACCACGTCGGCGACGTCAACCGGGAGTACCGCACGCGCGAAGAGGAAAAGGAGTGGATGTCCGAGAAGGATCCGCTCCTGACCCTGGCCTCACGGCTCACGGCGCAGGGGCTCGCCGACGCGAGCGTCTTCGAGCGGATCCAGACCGACGCGAAGGCGGAGATCGACGGCGGCGTGCAGTACGCGCTGGCCGCGCCGTACCCCGAGGCGAACGAGGTGGACGAAGACGTCTATGCGTGA
- a CDS encoding nucleotidyl transferase AbiEii/AbiGii toxin family protein produces MSARTEPRFTRDADLAVLVAGDRDAEALVRDLQGRGWRVVAAIEQDAVERLATVRLALAGEDVRGAVVDLLFASSGIEPEIVAAAEPIEAVPGFGVPVARLGHLIALKVLARDDRARPYDRVDLAAFVRIPRPWARRGSRSRSSCGVDSIAGATCSRHWTRP; encoded by the coding sequence GTGTCCGCCCGCACCGAACCCCGATTTACGCGCGACGCCGATCTCGCGGTGCTCGTTGCCGGCGATCGCGACGCCGAGGCTCTCGTCCGCGACCTCCAGGGGCGCGGTTGGCGCGTCGTCGCGGCGATCGAACAGGACGCCGTGGAACGCCTGGCGACCGTCCGGCTCGCGCTCGCAGGTGAAGACGTCCGAGGGGCAGTCGTCGACCTGCTCTTCGCCTCTTCCGGGATCGAACCCGAGATCGTGGCTGCGGCGGAGCCGATCGAGGCCGTACCAGGGTTCGGGGTACCGGTCGCTCGGCTCGGCCATCTCATTGCCTTGAAGGTCCTCGCGCGAGACGACCGCGCGCGTCCGTACGACCGCGTGGATCTCGCCGCATTCGTGCGGATACCGCGGCCCTGGGCGAGGCGCGGGAGTCGCTCACGCTCGTCATGCGGCGTGGATTCCATCGCGGGCGCGACCTGCTCGCGGCACTGGACGCGGCCGTGA